From Zavarzinella sp., one genomic window encodes:
- a CDS encoding bifunctional oligoribonuclease/PAP phosphatase NrnA, translating into MNWSPLQTFIEKYDRFLLMTHVRPDADALGSQQAFAGILRTLGKSVRVFIASNLYPRYQFFDRPHSPIERFNVEDPTLKDIQAIVILDTGTYNQLGDFGDFLKNSDLPRAVIDHHRTQDGFGGVLMQDTNSEAAGRMVYDFAQHLKIQPTVEIASDLFAAIATDTGWFRHSSTKVSTYEAAAHLVKCGANPTKLYQLLYENNSFGRFRLTGVALSRISMEFAGKVASTEIYLNDYMECQATPADTEDLINYPRSIMGVELAMIFIEQPTGGTKVSFRSSESVDVSLLAERFSGGGHRMAAGAMIHTDLPHAKQLVMKAVEELLPKI; encoded by the coding sequence CGCTACAAACTTTTATCGAAAAATATGATCGATTCTTGCTGATGACCCATGTGCGGCCCGATGCGGACGCGTTGGGATCCCAGCAGGCATTCGCCGGTATTCTCAGAACGCTGGGAAAATCGGTCAGAGTTTTCATCGCCAGCAATTTGTACCCGCGGTATCAGTTTTTTGACCGCCCCCACTCTCCAATCGAACGATTCAACGTTGAAGATCCCACATTGAAGGATATTCAAGCGATTGTGATTCTGGATACGGGCACTTATAACCAACTCGGTGATTTTGGTGATTTTCTAAAAAATTCCGACTTGCCCCGTGCGGTCATTGATCACCATCGCACACAGGATGGATTCGGTGGTGTGTTGATGCAGGATACGAACTCTGAAGCCGCTGGAAGAATGGTGTATGATTTTGCACAACACCTCAAAATTCAGCCCACAGTAGAAATTGCCAGCGATTTGTTCGCTGCCATTGCCACCGATACGGGGTGGTTTCGGCACAGTTCCACAAAAGTTTCTACTTACGAAGCTGCTGCCCATCTCGTGAAATGTGGTGCCAACCCCACGAAACTGTACCAATTACTTTACGAGAACAATAGTTTTGGCCGTTTTCGTTTGACTGGAGTGGCTCTCAGCAGGATTTCGATGGAATTTGCTGGGAAAGTTGCTTCCACAGAAATCTATTTGAACGATTACATGGAATGCCAGGCTACTCCTGCAGACACGGAAGATCTGATTAATTACCCACGCTCGATCATGGGTGTGGAACTGGCAATGATTTTCATCGAACAGCCAACCGGAGGCACCAAAGTCAGCTTTCGCAGTAGTGAATCCGTTGACGTAAGTCTCTTGGCTGAAAGGTTTTCAGGCGGTGGCCATCGCATGGCTGCTGGTGCAATGATCCACACGGATTTACCGCACGCAAAACAACTGGTGATGAAAGCGGTTGAGGAACTGCTGCCAAAAATATGA